A window of Diospyros lotus cultivar Yz01 chromosome 14, ASM1463336v1, whole genome shotgun sequence contains these coding sequences:
- the LOC127790084 gene encoding uncharacterized protein LOC127790084 — protein sequence MWCRAFSATLGGHARTWYSCLPHRSISSWEELKTCFLAHYAPLKRHRKSFMALVNIKQNQGESLRDFVARFNEEALSIDEFDQRIAMVALQNGLRTGPFTQSLANTLPRTFTEALTRANKYINAEEVMKVKRAEQPDKKEREKEKKKPMVEQKTDYRPSRALDRPGFGGARGSLVSYTPLNASRAEILLALEDKNYLRRPPPLKSPPNTRSKKKYCRFHRDHGHEIEDCIQLKEEIQELINRGYLRDFVSRGGVNSGRVESQSEHRRRSPTRTVPGPHSTAPKSVVKEKVVITFSEEDLPSYPNYSDSLVITTQVGEWEMRRILVDPGSPSEILYKRAFLGMGFTLDRLRPVRVPLVGFDGMVIHSEGLIWLPLTVGSGSHKSQVTLDFLVADVPSAYNMVLSRSGLSALRAIPSTYHMVLKFSTPGGIGKVRGDQRQARECYVASLSATIAKGSESDSDSRLNQDAIPQDGQGQMETK from the exons atgtggtgccggGCATTTTCAGCTACTTTGGGAGGTCATGCCCGAACTTGGTACTCCTGtcttccccatcgttccatcagCAGCTGGGAAGAGCTAAAGACCTGTTTCCTAGCCCATtacgctcccttgaagcgcCACCGGAAGTCTTTCATGGCtctggtgaacatcaagcaaaaccagggtgaatccctaagggatTTCGTGGCTAGATTTAATGAggaggcattgagcattgaTGAGTTCGATCAACGgatcgcaatggtggctctcCAGAATGGCTTGAGGACGGGACCATTCACTCAGTCCTTGGCCAATACTCTacctcgtactttcacagaaGCCCTTACacgggctaataagtacatcaatgcggaagaggtgatgaaggtgaagaggGCTGAACAGCctgacaagaaagaaagagagaaggagaagaaaaagccgATGGTGGAACAGAAGACGGACTACCGCCCCTCCCGAGCTCTAGATCGCCCGGGTTTTGGGGGTGCACGAGGAAGCCTGGTGAGTTATACTCCCCTTAATGCTAGTCGAGCAGAGATACTCTTAGCACTAGAGGACAAGAATTATTTGCGACGTCCTCCCCCGCTGAAGTCTCCACCTAACACTAGAAGCAAAAAGAAGTATTGTCGTTTCCACCGCGACCACGGCCATGAGATAGAGGACTGCATCCAATTGAAAGAAGAGATACAGGAGCTTATCAACAGGGGTTACCTCCGGGATTTCGTTAGTCGAGGAGGTGTGAACTCGGGCAGGGTAGAATCCCAATCGGAGCACAGAAGGAGGTCCCCTACTC GAACAGTTCCAGGGCCTCACTCAACTGCTCCCAAGAGCGTGGTAAAGGAAAAGGTGGTCATCACATTCTCCGAAGAGGATCTTCCGAGCTACCCCAACTATTCAGATTCGTTGGTGATCACTACTCAAGTAGGAGAGTGGGAGATGAGGCGAATCCTCGTGGACCCGGGTAGCCCTTCGGAGATTCTTTACAAGAgggcattcctagggatggggttcACTCTCGATCGGCTGAGGCCAGTTCGTGTCCCCTTGGTGGGTTTTGATGGAATGGTGATTCACTCTGAGGGGTTGATCTGGCTACCCCTGACAGTCGGTAGTGGCTCTCATAAATCCCAGGTGACGTTGGATTTTTTGGTTGCTGATGTGCCCTCGGCATACAATATGGTCCTTAGTAGGTCCGGGCTTAGTGCCTTGAGGGCGATACCAAGCACATAtcacatggtgttgaaattcTCTACTCCGGGAGGGATTGGCAAGGTAAGAGGGGACCAACGGCAGGCTAGGGAATGCTACGTAGCCTCTTTGAGTGCCACTATAGCCAAGGGGTCAGAGTCAGACTCAGACTCAAGGCTGAACCAGGATGCTATCCCTCAAGACGGTCAGGGCCAGATGGAAACGAAATAG